Proteins found in one Paenibacillus sp. FSL R10-2782 genomic segment:
- a CDS encoding GntR family transcriptional regulator has translation MQYSSNNSRTAHQQSYETLRDMILNGTIPQGTKLVEEKLATQLGVSRTPIRESIRKLEQEGLIVNKRVVKLSETDLRNTFELRMLLEGHAARSAAAYLSETELLALEQCVEIGRSGSLDEVMQANKEFHEIIMSASNNSMMIDLFDRMQSVIYLFRHTVVYYHRPFLIDEHQHICEAIRAHDGDTAERLMKEHLQADLDFCLHLIR, from the coding sequence ATGCAGTACAGCAGCAATAACTCCCGAACGGCGCACCAGCAATCCTATGAAACGCTGCGTGATATGATTCTGAACGGAACGATTCCTCAGGGAACCAAGCTGGTCGAGGAAAAGCTTGCTACGCAGCTCGGTGTGAGCCGGACACCTATCCGTGAATCCATCCGCAAATTGGAGCAGGAGGGGCTTATCGTCAATAAGCGTGTAGTCAAGCTCTCTGAAACCGACCTGCGTAATACCTTTGAGCTGCGTATGCTGCTTGAAGGACATGCGGCGCGAAGTGCAGCGGCCTATCTGTCCGAGACAGAGCTGCTGGCTTTGGAGCAATGTGTGGAAATTGGGCGCTCCGGCTCGCTGGATGAGGTGATGCAAGCGAATAAAGAGTTTCACGAAATCATTATGAGCGCCAGCAATAATTCGATGATGATTGATTTATTTGACCGGATGCAATCCGTCATTTATTTATTCCGTCATACGGTCGTTTACTATCATCGCCCCTTTCTGATTGACGAGCATCAGCACATTTGCGAAGCGATTCGGGCGCATGATGGTGACACGGCAGAACGGCTGATGAAGGAGCATCTTCAAGCGGATTTGGATTTTTGTCTGCATCTGATCAGATAG
- the garR gene encoding 2-hydroxy-3-oxopropionate reductase: MAKKIGFIGLGIMGRPMSLNLLKADYELTVFDINQEAVAALVASGAHAAASPKEVAEGSEIIFTMLPNSNHVKEVVLGENGILKGASVGSVIVDMSSISPVVSKELSVKAADAGLHMLDAPVSGGEPKAIDGTLAIMVGGSEFVFEQVSDVLHVLGQDVTLVGDNGCGATAKLANQIMVNLNIAAMSEALVFAAKAGINIEKMYQAIRGGLAGSAVLDAKVPLILERNFVAGGRIDINLKDITNVMETAHDIGAPLPLSSQLLEIFHALKVDGKAADDHGGIVQYFEKLAGVQVKAE, encoded by the coding sequence ATGGCAAAGAAAATTGGATTTATTGGATTAGGTATTATGGGTCGTCCGATGTCGTTGAATCTTTTGAAAGCAGATTACGAGCTAACCGTATTTGATATTAATCAGGAGGCAGTCGCTGCTTTGGTGGCATCAGGGGCGCATGCAGCCGCATCTCCCAAGGAAGTTGCCGAGGGCAGTGAGATTATTTTCACGATGCTGCCGAATTCCAACCATGTGAAGGAAGTGGTTTTGGGCGAGAACGGGATTTTAAAAGGGGCTAGTGTTGGAAGCGTTATTGTGGATATGAGTTCCATTTCCCCCGTTGTCTCCAAAGAGCTGTCGGTGAAAGCTGCTGACGCTGGTCTGCATATGCTGGATGCACCTGTTAGCGGTGGGGAGCCGAAAGCAATTGATGGGACATTGGCGATTATGGTTGGCGGCAGTGAGTTCGTGTTCGAGCAAGTTTCGGATGTTCTGCATGTGCTGGGTCAGGACGTCACCCTGGTTGGGGATAACGGCTGCGGTGCAACGGCAAAGCTTGCTAATCAGATTATGGTTAATCTGAACATCGCAGCCATGTCCGAAGCGCTCGTATTTGCAGCCAAGGCGGGTATTAATATCGAAAAAATGTACCAGGCTATTCGTGGTGGATTAGCAGGCAGTGCGGTACTGGACGCCAAAGTTCCTCTGATTTTGGAACGTAATTTTGTAGCTGGCGGACGGATAGATATTAATCTCAAGGACATCACGAATGTTATGGAAACGGCTCATGATATCGGGGCACCTTTGCCACTTAGCAGCCAACTGCTGGAGATATTTCACGCACTGAAAGTGGACGGAAAAGCGGCAGACGATCATGGTGGAATCGTGCAGTATTTTGAAAAACTTGCAGGTGTACAGGTAAAAGCAGAGTAG
- a CDS encoding four-carbon acid sugar kinase family protein, which yields MNVKAGYTSLSALQAELPSEWENKGMRQEIQRINDSRGRKIIVLDDDPTGVQTVHDIDVLTQWDEELLREAFDSPETLFYILTNTRGFDAQTAERINREIACNVQAVASEKGKSFTFVSRSDSMLRGYYPLETDVLVEEISRQSGRSYDGHLIIPAFFEAGRVTGGNTHYMVEDDTLIPVHESEFAKDKVFGYENGDLTAWVEEKTEGRIQASKCLVISLEQIRKGPDAVQEILLQAKDNVPIIVNVLSYADMDVLSMGLLKAEEQGKSFIFRTAASFVKSYAGISDRDYLPKERLIASGQEGHGGIVVVGSYVQKTTRQLEQLLTYPGIVGLEIDVERVLEPAGYKQELSRVIEEANKQLAAGSNVVVYSSRKLIVVNNKADNFKISQTVSGALVEIVQSLDIVPKFIIAKGGITSSDVATKGLAIRKARVLGQVTAGIPVWLTGDEAKFSGIPYIVFPGNVGGERTLLETVEKIEN from the coding sequence ATGAATGTAAAAGCAGGATATACTTCGTTGTCAGCCCTTCAGGCAGAACTGCCTTCCGAATGGGAAAACAAAGGGATGCGTCAGGAGATTCAACGGATAAATGACTCCAGAGGCCGGAAAATTATCGTTTTGGACGATGACCCAACAGGTGTACAAACAGTTCATGATATCGACGTTTTGACGCAGTGGGATGAAGAATTGCTTCGTGAAGCGTTTGATTCCCCGGAAACACTCTTTTATATCCTGACCAATACTCGTGGGTTTGATGCGCAGACCGCAGAACGAATTAACCGCGAGATTGCTTGCAATGTGCAGGCTGTTGCATCCGAAAAGGGAAAATCATTTACCTTTGTGAGCCGTAGTGATTCCATGCTGCGTGGATATTACCCGCTGGAAACGGATGTACTGGTAGAAGAAATTTCACGCCAGAGCGGACGGAGCTACGATGGTCATCTGATCATTCCGGCCTTTTTCGAAGCTGGGCGCGTGACCGGAGGCAACACCCATTATATGGTGGAGGACGACACGCTGATTCCCGTACATGAGTCAGAGTTTGCCAAGGATAAAGTATTCGGCTATGAAAACGGTGATTTGACAGCATGGGTGGAAGAGAAGACAGAAGGCCGTATTCAAGCCTCGAAATGTCTCGTCATTTCACTGGAACAGATTCGCAAGGGACCGGACGCTGTTCAAGAGATATTGCTGCAAGCCAAAGATAATGTGCCGATCATCGTTAACGTGCTTTCGTATGCAGATATGGATGTGTTGTCAATGGGACTGCTGAAAGCAGAGGAGCAGGGGAAATCGTTCATTTTCCGTACAGCCGCTTCCTTTGTCAAATCATATGCCGGGATATCAGACCGGGATTACTTGCCTAAAGAACGTCTGATTGCAAGTGGACAGGAAGGCCATGGCGGTATTGTCGTCGTTGGCTCCTATGTTCAAAAAACAACACGCCAACTGGAGCAGCTACTGACGTATCCGGGTATTGTGGGTCTGGAAATTGATGTAGAGCGGGTGCTTGAGCCTGCGGGCTACAAACAGGAATTAAGCCGCGTCATAGAAGAAGCCAACAAACAATTGGCTGCGGGCAGTAATGTGGTTGTATACAGTAGCCGCAAGCTGATCGTAGTGAATAACAAAGCCGACAATTTCAAGATTAGCCAAACGGTATCCGGCGCATTGGTCGAGATCGTACAGTCGCTTGACATTGTGCCCAAGTTTATCATTGCCAAGGGCGGCATCACTTCCAGTGATGTAGCGACCAAGGGCCTTGCCATCCGCAAAGCGCGTGTACTTGGTCAGGTAACGGCAGGTATCCCGGTGTGGTTGACCGGAGACGAAGCCAAATTCAGCGGTATTCCGTATATCGTGTTCCCCGGGAATGTGGGCGGAGAACGGACATTGCTGGAAACCGTAGAGAAAATCGAAAACTAG
- a CDS encoding GntP family permease, with the protein MYSVFGLSHDASLLLYALISIIGLIVLIAKVKMNPFVALIVGAVFMGLIAGMPLKSIVTAFQEGVASVLGFIAIVLGLGTMLGKLMAESGGAEQIAKTMVRVFGEKNVHWAMMVVAVICGIPVFIQVGIVLLFPLVFVIAKHTGTSLIKIGISLVAGLAVVHSLIPPHPAAMLAVGIFNANIGKTIFLALIVALPSAAIAGPIYGSWISKRIKVETSSELMEQFTETRERKLPGFGITLFTIMLPVILMLMATIVDLILPEANGFRQVIDFIGSPIIALLLALLFSLYSFGYARNFDSKQLLKFTNDCLGPVASIILLIGAGGGFNKILTASGVGDAIAGFAQHAHLSPLVLAFVIAGLIRAAVGSATVAMTTAAGIVAPIAVTMPGVSPELLVLATGAGSIILSHVNDSGFWIVKEYMNLSVPQTLKTWTVMETILGFSAFGIVMVLSIFI; encoded by the coding sequence ATGTATTCCGTATTTGGACTCAGTCATGACGCAAGTTTGTTGTTGTATGCACTTATTTCTATTATCGGATTGATTGTACTGATTGCTAAAGTCAAAATGAACCCTTTTGTCGCGCTCATTGTCGGTGCTGTATTTATGGGTCTTATCGCAGGCATGCCGCTGAAAAGCATCGTAACGGCCTTTCAGGAGGGCGTAGCCAGTGTCCTAGGTTTTATTGCGATTGTGCTCGGTCTGGGTACGATGCTCGGTAAGCTGATGGCTGAGTCTGGTGGCGCGGAGCAGATTGCCAAAACGATGGTTCGGGTGTTCGGTGAGAAAAACGTCCATTGGGCCATGATGGTTGTCGCTGTTATCTGCGGTATCCCTGTGTTCATTCAGGTGGGTATCGTGCTGTTGTTCCCGCTTGTATTCGTGATTGCCAAGCATACGGGAACGTCGCTGATCAAAATCGGGATTTCCCTTGTAGCTGGATTGGCAGTCGTGCACAGTCTGATTCCACCACATCCGGCGGCGATGCTGGCCGTAGGTATTTTTAACGCCAACATCGGTAAAACGATCTTCCTTGCGCTCATCGTAGCGCTTCCTTCCGCAGCCATTGCGGGTCCGATCTACGGAAGCTGGATTTCCAAACGTATCAAGGTGGAAACCTCCAGTGAATTGATGGAGCAATTTACAGAAACGAGAGAAAGAAAGCTGCCAGGCTTCGGTATTACACTTTTCACCATTATGCTGCCTGTTATTCTGATGCTCATGGCGACGATTGTTGATCTGATTTTGCCAGAAGCCAACGGCTTTAGACAGGTCATTGATTTTATCGGCAGTCCGATCATTGCGTTGCTGCTTGCCTTGTTGTTCTCGCTCTACTCTTTTGGTTATGCACGTAATTTCGACAGCAAACAGCTATTGAAATTTACGAACGATTGTCTCGGTCCGGTTGCTTCCATTATCTTGCTGATCGGCGCGGGCGGCGGTTTCAACAAGATTTTGACCGCCAGTGGCGTGGGTGACGCGATTGCAGGTTTTGCCCAGCATGCACATTTATCACCGCTTGTGCTTGCCTTCGTCATTGCGGGTCTGATCCGTGCAGCCGTCGGTTCTGCCACGGTAGCCATGACGACAGCGGCGGGTATTGTTGCCCCGATTGCGGTCACCATGCCGGGGGTAAGCCCGGAACTGCTGGTACTGGCTACAGGGGCAGGCTCGATCATTTTGTCCCATGTCAATGACTCCGGCTTCTGGATTGTCAAAGAATACATGAACCTGTCCGTACCGCAAACCCTGAAAACGTGGACGGTGATGGAAACCATTCTCGGGTTCAGTGCTTTCGGTATCGTGATGGTACTGAGTATCTTTATCTGA
- a CDS encoding PRD domain-containing protein — protein sequence MIIRQIFNNNVIRAENQVGHEFVVIGNGLGFKKKNGQRVDEEKIEKTFVLKSDKIPQKLIDLIGETSVEYLKVADEIVGNAKKEMGDIFSDNIYISLIDHIQFAISRYRKSVGLKNSLLWQIKKFYKKEFMIGMNALDMIHAQFGIHMDEHEASFIAMHFVNARQDGQGMKQTVEITEVIDDIFNIVTDYYQLALDETSFNYSRFITHLQYFAQRMLSNEQEQRASGDNFLYEQVKDKYTKAFQCTHLINQYLESKHESAMSIDEKVYLTIHIQRVTSRTDMAGS from the coding sequence ATGATCATCCGGCAAATATTTAACAACAATGTTATTCGGGCCGAAAATCAGGTTGGTCATGAATTTGTTGTCATAGGGAATGGTCTGGGCTTTAAAAAGAAAAATGGTCAGAGGGTCGATGAGGAAAAAATAGAAAAAACTTTTGTATTAAAGTCCGATAAAATTCCGCAAAAATTAATTGATCTCATTGGAGAAACATCTGTAGAGTATTTAAAGGTGGCGGATGAAATTGTAGGGAACGCGAAAAAGGAAATGGGAGATATTTTTAGTGATAACATTTATATCTCTTTAATTGATCATATTCAATTTGCTATCTCTCGGTACAGGAAATCCGTGGGACTAAAAAATTCACTTTTGTGGCAAATTAAAAAATTTTACAAAAAAGAATTTATGATTGGTATGAATGCACTGGATATGATCCACGCTCAATTTGGTATTCACATGGACGAGCATGAAGCAAGCTTTATTGCCATGCATTTTGTCAATGCAAGGCAAGACGGTCAGGGAATGAAGCAAACAGTTGAGATTACGGAGGTCATTGATGACATTTTCAACATTGTAACCGATTACTATCAGCTGGCATTGGATGAAACTTCATTCAACTATTCCCGGTTTATTACTCATTTACAATACTTTGCTCAAAGAATGCTGAGTAACGAACAAGAGCAACGAGCTTCAGGCGACAACTTCTTGTATGAGCAGGTCAAAGATAAATACACGAAGGCTTTTCAATGTACCCATTTGATTAATCAATACCTGGAAAGCAAGCATGAAAGCGCTATGTCGATTGATGAAAAGGTGTACTTGACGATTCATATACAGCGTGTGACTTCCAGAACCGATATGGCTGGTTCCTAG
- a CDS encoding beta-glucoside-specific PTS transporter subunit IIABC codes for MDHKKMGDDIVRLVGGEENINGLVHCATRLRFDLKDSRKAERETLEKHEGIITVVESGGQFQVVIGSHVAYVYTEIMKNRDFGSDSPAAGESSGKKRSVISTIFEVISGSFSPLIPVMAGSGMLKALLTVLTLLGWMSATSDTYLILSAAGNAVFYFLPILLGITLGIKLKANPYVAGVIGAALMEPNFTGLMDKGSDVSFLGIPVVMMNYSASVFPVFISISIYALVDKFLKKIILKDLQLFLVPMLALMIMVPLSAIAFGPFGTGVGDWISSGVTWLIGVSGILSGIVLGGFMTFMVVFGLHWGFTPITIQNIGVGGDPIEAMAAAAVFAQIGVAFGIFLKAKKDKTLRTLAGSTSITGLLAGVTEPIVYGLVLRFKRVIPIVIIAGAIGGAINGHFGVKMTAYVFHNIFAIPVYTPTLIYVIAISCSFIVATVLTLIFGYESKVKGGTPEMDESVKTEEPVAVDIKKETIYSPITGKTIPLSQVNDSAFSTEAMGKGLAIEPSVGEVVAPIDGVVTSLFPTGHAIGLTSNGGTEILIHIGINTVALKGKHFNPVVKEGDSVKQGELLIQFDREQIIEAGYEIVTPVIVTLTKNKVDVFETNQEQIQKNEVLLTLVV; via the coding sequence ATGGACCATAAGAAAATGGGCGATGACATCGTACGCCTCGTTGGAGGAGAAGAAAATATTAACGGGCTTGTGCATTGTGCGACACGGCTCAGATTTGACCTGAAAGATTCAAGAAAAGCCGAAAGAGAAACGCTAGAGAAGCATGAGGGCATCATCACTGTTGTCGAAAGCGGAGGGCAGTTTCAAGTGGTTATCGGGAGCCACGTTGCCTATGTATATACGGAGATCATGAAAAACAGGGATTTTGGATCGGACTCTCCTGCGGCTGGTGAATCAAGCGGAAAGAAGAGATCGGTCATATCTACAATCTTTGAAGTTATTTCCGGCAGTTTCTCTCCGTTGATTCCGGTGATGGCGGGCTCGGGTATGCTGAAAGCACTCCTGACGGTTTTGACCTTGCTGGGGTGGATGTCTGCGACAAGTGATACCTATCTGATCCTGTCCGCTGCGGGGAATGCTGTGTTTTACTTCTTGCCGATTTTGCTAGGGATCACGCTCGGTATAAAGCTGAAGGCGAATCCTTATGTAGCCGGTGTCATCGGTGCGGCCCTCATGGAACCCAACTTTACGGGGCTGATGGACAAAGGCTCTGATGTATCGTTTTTAGGAATACCGGTGGTCATGATGAACTACTCGGCCAGTGTTTTCCCGGTTTTCATATCCATCAGCATATATGCGTTGGTGGACAAGTTTTTGAAGAAGATCATTCTTAAGGATCTACAGCTTTTTTTAGTTCCGATGCTGGCTTTAATGATTATGGTTCCGCTATCTGCGATCGCATTCGGACCTTTCGGTACAGGGGTAGGAGATTGGATTTCTTCAGGTGTGACATGGTTAATCGGTGTAAGTGGCATTTTGTCAGGGATTGTTCTTGGCGGTTTTATGACCTTTATGGTCGTCTTCGGACTTCACTGGGGGTTTACACCCATCACGATTCAAAATATCGGTGTTGGCGGTGATCCGATTGAGGCGATGGCTGCAGCAGCAGTATTTGCTCAAATTGGTGTCGCATTTGGTATTTTCCTGAAGGCGAAAAAAGATAAAACACTTAGAACTCTTGCCGGTTCCACGAGTATTACAGGATTGCTGGCTGGTGTGACAGAACCGATTGTGTATGGTCTGGTGCTTCGCTTTAAACGTGTCATTCCCATTGTCATTATCGCAGGGGCTATAGGCGGAGCCATCAATGGACACTTTGGGGTAAAAATGACGGCTTATGTTTTTCATAATATTTTTGCTATTCCAGTGTATACGCCAACCTTGATTTACGTGATTGCCATTTCATGTTCATTTATAGTTGCAACGGTACTGACCCTTATTTTTGGGTATGAAAGTAAGGTTAAGGGGGGGACCCCGGAAATGGATGAATCCGTGAAAACAGAAGAACCCGTGGCCGTCGACATCAAGAAAGAAACGATATACAGCCCGATCACAGGCAAGACTATACCACTGAGCCAAGTGAATGATTCTGCATTTTCTACAGAGGCCATGGGAAAAGGGTTAGCCATTGAACCGTCTGTCGGTGAGGTCGTAGCGCCGATAGATGGAGTCGTAACCTCGCTGTTCCCCACAGGACACGCGATAGGCTTGACTTCAAATGGGGGTACAGAGATATTGATTCATATCGGAATTAACACGGTTGCGCTGAAAGGGAAGCATTTTAATCCAGTGGTTAAAGAGGGCGACAGTGTGAAACAAGGCGAATTGTTAATCCAATTCGACAGGGAACAGATTATAGAGGCAGGATACGAAATCGTGACGCCTGTCATCGTTACACTTACTAAAAATAAAGTGGACGTATTCGAGACAAATCAGGAGCAGATTCAGAAAAACGAAGTATTGTTAACTTTGGTTGTATGA
- a CDS encoding glycoside hydrolase family 1 protein, producing MKHDQLKAFPEDFFWGGSTSAYQVEGAWDEDGKGPSVIDMANHVEGVTDFKVTSDHYHMFKEDVALMAEMGFKAYRFSIAWTRIYPQGAGEVNQKGIAFYSSLIDELIKYGIEPIVTMYHFDLPYALEKQGGWSKRETIDAFEQYAKTLYENFGDRVKYWLTINEQNMLILHPGSIGTLDTSLENPQKVLYQQNHHMLVAQAKAMVLCHEMLPDAKIGPAPNIGVIYPASSKPEDMLAADNYAAIRNWLYLDMAVFGRYNHIAWSYLIEKGYEPVIEEGDMDILAKGNPDFIAFNYYTSQTVGESLDDGNDFSHTGDQHEIVGEPGAYRGSVNPNLQTTEFGWEIDPVGFRSTLRQIYSRYHLPLIVTENGLGAFDKLEEGDVVNDPYRIDFFKKHIDQIQLAITDGVDIFGFCPWSAIDLVSTHQGSSKRYGFIYVDREEFDLKDLRRIRKQSFYWYQKLIATNGEAR from the coding sequence ATGAAACATGATCAATTGAAGGCATTTCCCGAAGATTTTTTCTGGGGAGGTTCAACTTCCGCTTATCAAGTGGAGGGGGCATGGGACGAAGATGGAAAAGGCCCCTCTGTCATTGACATGGCTAATCACGTCGAAGGGGTCACTGATTTTAAGGTAACCAGTGATCACTACCATATGTTCAAAGAAGACGTAGCTTTGATGGCTGAAATGGGCTTTAAAGCGTACCGTTTCTCGATTGCCTGGACACGTATTTATCCACAGGGCGCAGGTGAAGTTAATCAGAAGGGAATCGCGTTTTACAGCTCATTAATTGACGAACTCATTAAATATGGTATTGAACCTATTGTTACCATGTATCATTTTGATCTGCCATATGCTCTTGAAAAACAAGGCGGATGGTCGAAGAGGGAGACGATTGACGCCTTCGAGCAGTATGCCAAAACGTTGTATGAGAACTTTGGAGATAGGGTGAAATACTGGTTAACCATCAATGAGCAAAATATGCTGATTCTCCATCCCGGCTCCATCGGAACTTTAGATACAAGCCTGGAAAATCCGCAAAAGGTACTGTACCAACAAAATCATCATATGTTAGTAGCGCAGGCGAAAGCGATGGTTTTGTGCCATGAGATGCTGCCTGATGCGAAAATAGGACCTGCGCCGAATATTGGGGTCATATATCCGGCCAGTTCCAAGCCAGAAGATATGCTGGCGGCTGATAACTATGCAGCCATTCGCAACTGGCTCTATCTGGATATGGCGGTATTTGGTCGATACAATCACATTGCCTGGAGCTATTTGATCGAAAAAGGATATGAGCCTGTCATTGAAGAAGGCGATATGGACATATTAGCGAAGGGAAATCCGGACTTTATCGCTTTTAATTATTACACCTCTCAAACCGTAGGAGAAAGCTTGGATGACGGAAATGATTTTTCACATACAGGAGATCAGCATGAAATTGTGGGTGAGCCTGGAGCATACAGAGGCTCGGTGAATCCCAATTTGCAAACGACGGAGTTTGGATGGGAGATTGATCCGGTCGGTTTTAGATCCACGTTACGCCAAATTTATTCTCGCTATCATTTACCTTTAATCGTGACAGAGAATGGCTTGGGAGCTTTTGACAAGCTTGAAGAAGGTGATGTCGTGAATGATCCTTATCGGATTGACTTTTTCAAGAAACATATTGATCAGATTCAACTGGCTATTACAGATGGCGTAGACATATTCGGCTTCTGTCCGTGGTCTGCGATTGATCTTGTCAGTACCCACCAAGGCTCCAGTAAGCGGTATGGGTTTATCTATGTGGATCGGGAAGAGTTTGATCTCAAAGATTTGCGCCGTATTCGTAAACAAAGCTTCTATTGGTATCAAAAACTGATCGCCACGAATGGTGAAGCCCGTTAA
- a CDS encoding LysR family transcriptional regulator, with amino-acid sequence MTLQQLKYVIEVANRGSMNEAAKRLFISQPSLSNAIRDLEEEIHITIFDRTNKGISLSKEGVEFLGYARQVVEQAELLESRYLDAKPSPQHFSVSTQHYAFAVNAFVNLVNQYGQDEYELALRETKTHEIIQDVKSLRSEIGILYLNEFNAKVINKLLKDANLQFNSLFTAKPHIFISTNNPLSRQSSVTIDQLHPYPYLSFEQGEYNSFHFSEEILSTLSHPKSIRVNDRATLFNLLIGLNGYTISTGVISADLNGNEIISVPLECEESINVGWICHKNASLSKLASVYVEALHEAIGE; translated from the coding sequence TTGACCTTACAACAATTAAAATATGTCATCGAGGTTGCCAATCGTGGCTCCATGAATGAGGCGGCAAAGCGGTTGTTTATTTCCCAGCCCAGTCTGTCGAACGCGATTCGGGATCTGGAGGAAGAAATTCATATCACGATTTTTGATCGTACCAATAAGGGTATTTCTTTGTCCAAGGAGGGTGTGGAGTTTCTCGGTTATGCGCGTCAGGTCGTCGAACAGGCGGAGCTGCTGGAAAGTCGCTATCTGGATGCCAAGCCTTCACCGCAGCATTTTTCCGTATCCACGCAGCATTATGCTTTTGCTGTAAATGCATTTGTGAATCTGGTGAATCAATATGGACAGGACGAGTATGAGCTGGCTTTGCGGGAGACGAAAACCCATGAAATCATACAGGATGTCAAAAGCTTGCGCAGCGAAATCGGAATTTTATATCTGAACGAATTTAACGCCAAGGTCATTAACAAGCTGCTAAAGGATGCGAACCTGCAATTTAACAGCCTGTTTACCGCCAAGCCGCATATTTTTATCAGCACGAATAATCCGTTATCCCGGCAGTCCAGCGTGACCATCGACCAGCTTCATCCCTATCCGTATCTGTCCTTTGAGCAAGGGGAGTACAATTCCTTTCACTTCTCCGAGGAAATTCTCAGTACGTTGTCGCATCCCAAAAGCATTCGTGTCAATGACCGGGCAACTCTTTTCAATCTGCTGATTGGCCTGAATGGGTATACCATTTCTACCGGGGTGATCAGCGCGGACTTGAATGGTAATGAGATTATTTCCGTGCCTTTGGAATGTGAGGAATCTATTAATGTGGGATGGATTTGTCATAAAAATGCTTCGCTCTCCAAGCTGGCTTCCGTCTATGTAGAAGCGCTGCATGAGGCGATAGGCGAGTAA
- a CDS encoding 5-methyltetrahydropteroyltriglutamate--homocysteine S-methyltransferase, which translates to MSSILDNASQRKVTPFRHDMVGSFLRPQAIKDARIKFQNNEISADELRKIEDNEITKLVEKQKSVGLKAVTDGEFRRSWWHLDFMWGLDGVEKVQLSNGYQFQGVETRAETARLTGKIGHSRHPFIEDFKFLKQVAGEDAIARQTIPAPAQFLAELLRGENKETTDTYYSNLDELVTDIAKAYKSVIQALYNEGCRSLQLDDCTWGMLCDKNYWEARQHAGENVEDTKKLFARVNQETVNDLPADLVVTTHVCRGNYHSTWASSGGYEPVAETLFGIDNIDGYYLEFDTDRAGDFTPLKHLKGQQQIVLGLVSSKIGELEDKQTVINRIKEATQFVDINHICLSPQCGFASTEEGNILTEEQQWKKLAFIKEIADEIWK; encoded by the coding sequence ATGAGCAGCATCCTTGACAATGCATCCCAACGAAAAGTGACCCCTTTCAGACATGATATGGTCGGCAGCTTTCTGCGTCCACAAGCAATCAAAGACGCCAGAATCAAATTTCAAAACAACGAAATCTCTGCGGATGAACTGAGAAAGATTGAAGACAACGAAATTACAAAGCTGGTAGAAAAGCAAAAATCCGTAGGACTTAAAGCTGTGACAGACGGCGAATTCAGACGCTCTTGGTGGCATCTTGATTTTATGTGGGGGCTGGACGGCGTGGAAAAGGTACAGCTTTCGAACGGCTACCAATTCCAAGGTGTGGAAACAAGAGCGGAAACTGCACGCCTGACTGGTAAAATCGGTCACTCCCGTCACCCTTTCATTGAAGACTTCAAATTCTTGAAGCAAGTAGCAGGTGAGGATGCCATTGCACGTCAAACCATTCCGGCACCTGCGCAATTCCTGGCCGAGCTGCTGCGTGGAGAAAATAAAGAAACAACCGATACCTATTACAGTAATCTGGATGAGCTGGTGACGGATATTGCCAAAGCTTACAAATCCGTGATTCAAGCCTTGTATAATGAGGGCTGCCGCAGCTTGCAGCTGGATGATTGCACATGGGGCATGCTCTGCGATAAAAACTATTGGGAAGCCAGACAGCATGCGGGTGAGAATGTGGAAGATACCAAAAAGCTGTTCGCCCGCGTGAATCAGGAAACCGTAAATGATCTTCCAGCCGATTTGGTCGTTACAACCCACGTATGCCGTGGTAACTACCATTCCACCTGGGCATCCTCGGGTGGCTATGAGCCAGTTGCCGAAACTCTGTTCGGCATCGACAACATCGACGGCTACTACCTCGAATTTGATACTGACCGTGCAGGCGATTTCACACCGCTGAAGCATCTGAAAGGCCAGCAGCAGATCGTCCTGGGCCTCGTTTCCTCGAAAATAGGTGAGCTGGAAGATAAGCAGACGGTCATTAACCGCATTAAGGAAGCGACTCAATTCGTCGACATCAACCACATCTGCCTTAGCCCACAATGCGGCTTCGCTTCGACAGAAGAGGGCAATATTTTGACAGAAGAGCAGCAGTGGAAAAAGCTTGCCTTCATTAAAGAGATTGCGGACGAGATTTGGAAGTAA